A single genomic interval of Spirosoma linguale DSM 74 harbors:
- a CDS encoding hypothetical protein (KEGG: mca:MCA1928 hypothetical protein) gives MSACVSPVRVSRGDTQKISNQSFKSINLIAMKTILFALVLFDLTSGVVLAQGPGDKVVTIARVKKGEEPQEVMTILKNDFPDAIVKDIAFLPKALNNREWAVKELDNSGSADVRFYDVQASSDNMKFEAVYDRTGKLLSFKETLNQATLPEPVMNTLNEQFSGWRVLGNQERLKINSKTTKIVYRVELAKAKTEKHVYLDDNGKVLR, from the coding sequence AGAAAATCTCTAACCAATCTTTCAAATCAATAAATTTAATAGCCATGAAAACTATTCTTTTCGCACTGGTGCTGTTTGATCTGACATCAGGAGTCGTTCTGGCGCAAGGCCCTGGAGATAAAGTTGTTACCATTGCTCGGGTCAAAAAAGGGGAGGAGCCACAGGAGGTTATGACGATATTGAAAAATGATTTCCCCGATGCCATCGTCAAGGACATTGCTTTTTTACCCAAAGCGTTAAACAACCGGGAGTGGGCCGTTAAGGAACTGGATAACAGCGGCTCGGCAGACGTGCGCTTCTACGATGTACAGGCGTCGAGTGATAACATGAAGTTTGAGGCCGTGTATGATAGAACAGGTAAGCTGCTCAGTTTCAAAGAAACGCTTAATCAAGCTACCCTGCCGGAACCCGTCATGAATACGCTTAACGAACAATTTTCGGGCTGGCGGGTACTTGGTAATCAGGAGCGCCTTAAAATAAACTCGAAAACGACTAAGATTGTCTACCGTGTCGAACTGGCAAAAGCTAAAACAGAAAAACACGTATATCTCGACGACAACGGAAAGGTCCTTCGTTAG
- a CDS encoding heavy metal efflux pump, CzcA family (TIGRFAM: heavy metal efflux pump, CzcA family~PFAM: acriflavin resistance protein~KEGG: mca:MCA0978 CzcA family heavy metal efflux protein) translates to MNTFIRSLITFSLTNRFVVFFGILLLVVGGVVSFLNTPVETFPDVTNTNAIVITQWPGRSAEEIERFVTIPLETELNSVPRKTTLRSVSLFGLSVITMIFEDGVDNFTAQTNVANRMANVTLPDGATAEVEPPYGPTGEIYRFTLESKTKDVTELKTLQDWVVERQIKAVPGIADVVSFGGKVKTINVDVNPTLLANYGFTALDVSQAIQQSNINVGGDVIKQGNQSLVVRGIGLLTKPDDVAGIIIDNVNGVPIKVKDVAVVREGFQPRLGIVGRDAQDDVVECIVVMRKGENPNEVIPALKAKIEELNTQVLPHDVKIKTFYDRTTLNDYTLHTVGENVLTGIFLVTLILLIFLADWRTTLTVALVIPLALLFAFICLRARGMTANLLSIGALDFGIIIDGGVVMVEGVFVMLAHRAEKMGMMRFNNRAKLSWIVSTATELGKSIFTSKIIIITALLPIFAFQKVEGKLFSPLAWTIGFALLGAMIVSLTLIPLLCALLLKKNVRERNNPIVNGLERGYTPALAWAIRKPRVIIGIGLGALAFAIYIFLARIGSEFLPQLNEGSIYVRASLPYSVSLDESYAYTRRFRAIFKEFPEVRGVISQTGRPNDGTDPTGFFNNEFFVDLYPKEDWKRDISKEELIREMQQKLARFRGVDFNFSQPISDNVEEAVSGVKGSMAIKIVGQDLTVLDQQATKALAVMKQIKGVEDLGVFRNLGQPEFRITLDPARLAQYNVPTDVVQSVIETAIGGKTATQFYEGERRFDIKVRYDERFRYSPDLIANLLVPTRSGSKIPLKELADIGTRSGPAFVYRENNARFIAIKFSVRGRDLGSTIAEAQKKMSQVIKLPAGYQLRWAGEFENQTRAEKTLMIVVPISITIIFLILLFTFGSPIDATLIILNVPFALIGGILALWLTGINFSISAGVGFICLFGVSVQDGVILINRFKENLKEKMPILEAVREGAQTRVRPVVMTALMASLGLLPAALSTGIGSETQKPLATVMIGGLMTCTVLSLLILPVMYNLIHGRRAEKKADQKKQPADR, encoded by the coding sequence ATGAACACCTTCATCCGAAGTCTGATTACGTTTTCGCTGACAAATCGATTTGTCGTCTTTTTTGGTATACTGCTCCTGGTGGTGGGTGGTGTCGTTAGCTTTTTAAATACACCGGTCGAAACCTTTCCCGATGTTACCAACACAAATGCCATCGTGATTACCCAGTGGCCCGGTCGGTCGGCGGAGGAAATCGAACGGTTCGTGACGATTCCCCTCGAAACGGAACTGAACTCAGTGCCCCGAAAAACGACCCTGCGGTCGGTTTCGCTTTTCGGCCTGTCGGTCATTACCATGATTTTCGAAGATGGCGTCGACAATTTCACGGCGCAGACCAATGTCGCGAACCGCATGGCTAACGTAACGCTTCCTGATGGTGCCACTGCCGAAGTTGAGCCACCCTACGGTCCTACCGGGGAGATCTACCGGTTCACGCTGGAAAGCAAAACAAAGGACGTTACCGAACTGAAAACCCTACAGGACTGGGTCGTCGAACGCCAGATCAAAGCCGTACCAGGTATCGCCGATGTCGTAAGTTTCGGTGGGAAAGTCAAAACGATTAATGTCGATGTGAACCCGACCCTGCTGGCCAATTACGGCTTTACTGCCCTCGACGTCAGCCAGGCTATTCAGCAAAGTAACATTAATGTGGGGGGCGATGTGATCAAGCAGGGCAATCAGTCGCTGGTGGTGCGGGGTATTGGCCTGCTGACAAAACCCGACGATGTGGCCGGTATTATTATCGACAATGTCAACGGGGTACCCATTAAAGTGAAGGATGTAGCGGTTGTTCGGGAGGGATTTCAGCCCAGGCTGGGCATTGTGGGGCGCGATGCCCAGGACGACGTGGTGGAATGTATCGTGGTGATGCGCAAAGGAGAAAACCCCAACGAGGTAATTCCAGCCCTAAAGGCCAAAATCGAGGAACTGAACACCCAGGTGTTACCCCACGATGTCAAAATCAAAACTTTTTACGACCGGACCACCCTGAATGACTATACTCTCCACACCGTGGGGGAAAACGTGCTGACCGGTATTTTTCTGGTTACGCTGATTCTGCTCATTTTTCTGGCCGACTGGCGCACCACGCTGACCGTAGCGCTGGTGATACCGCTGGCACTGCTCTTTGCCTTTATCTGCCTGCGGGCGCGGGGCATGACCGCCAACCTGCTGAGTATTGGCGCACTAGACTTCGGTATCATCATCGACGGGGGCGTAGTCATGGTCGAAGGGGTATTCGTTATGCTGGCTCACCGGGCCGAAAAAATGGGCATGATGCGCTTTAACAACCGGGCCAAGCTGAGCTGGATTGTCTCCACCGCCACCGAGTTGGGTAAGTCGATCTTCACCTCGAAAATTATCATCATCACGGCCCTCCTGCCCATATTCGCCTTTCAGAAGGTTGAAGGGAAGCTCTTTAGCCCCCTGGCCTGGACAATTGGCTTTGCCCTGTTGGGGGCGATGATTGTGAGCCTGACACTCATTCCGTTGCTGTGCGCGCTGTTGCTCAAAAAGAACGTACGGGAACGGAATAATCCGATTGTGAATGGTCTGGAGCGTGGCTATACGCCCGCCCTGGCCTGGGCCATACGTAAGCCCCGGGTTATCATAGGTATCGGGTTGGGTGCGCTGGCGTTTGCCATTTATATATTCCTGGCTCGTATTGGTTCGGAATTTTTGCCGCAGCTGAACGAAGGCTCTATCTACGTACGGGCTTCGCTGCCCTACTCCGTGTCGCTTGACGAAAGTTACGCCTATACGCGCCGGTTCCGGGCAATCTTCAAAGAGTTTCCGGAAGTGCGGGGTGTTATTTCACAAACCGGCCGCCCCAACGACGGAACCGATCCGACCGGTTTTTTCAATAACGAATTCTTTGTGGACCTATACCCCAAAGAAGACTGGAAGCGGGACATTAGCAAGGAAGAACTGATTCGGGAGATGCAGCAAAAGCTGGCCCGGTTCCGGGGTGTTGACTTTAACTTTTCGCAACCCATCTCCGACAACGTGGAAGAAGCGGTGTCGGGCGTAAAGGGCTCGATGGCGATTAAGATTGTCGGACAGGATTTGACCGTACTGGATCAACAGGCGACAAAAGCCTTAGCGGTGATGAAGCAGATTAAAGGCGTTGAGGACCTGGGGGTGTTTCGCAACCTGGGGCAGCCCGAGTTCCGGATTACACTGGACCCGGCCCGGCTGGCGCAGTATAATGTTCCGACCGACGTAGTGCAGTCGGTCATTGAAACGGCCATTGGCGGCAAAACTGCTACGCAGTTTTACGAGGGCGAACGGCGCTTCGATATAAAAGTGCGCTACGACGAACGCTTTCGTTACTCGCCCGATCTGATTGCTAATCTACTCGTACCGACGCGCTCGGGCTCAAAAATACCCCTGAAAGAACTGGCCGATATTGGTACCCGATCCGGACCGGCTTTTGTGTACCGCGAAAATAACGCCCGCTTTATTGCCATTAAGTTTTCCGTCCGGGGACGCGACCTGGGTAGTACTATTGCCGAAGCCCAGAAAAAAATGAGTCAGGTGATTAAACTGCCAGCGGGGTATCAGTTACGCTGGGCGGGCGAGTTTGAGAACCAGACGCGAGCCGAAAAGACCCTGATGATCGTAGTACCGATTTCCATTACCATCATTTTCCTGATTCTGCTGTTCACATTCGGTAGCCCGATTGATGCCACGCTGATCATTCTCAACGTGCCTTTCGCCCTCATCGGTGGCATTCTGGCCCTCTGGCTTACTGGTATCAACTTCAGTATTTCGGCGGGTGTAGGGTTTATCTGTCTTTTTGGGGTGTCGGTACAGGATGGGGTTATTCTTATTAACCGATTCAAAGAAAATCTTAAGGAGAAAATGCCCATTCTGGAGGCCGTTCGGGAAGGAGCCCAGACACGGGTTCGGCCCGTTGTTATGACTGCCCTGATGGCATCGCTCGGGCTGTTACCAGCCGCCCTGAGCACCGGTATCGGCTCAGAAACCCAAAAGCCACTGGCTACCGTCATGATTGGTGGTCTGATGACCTGTACCGTCCTGTCGCTATTAATTCTGCCCGTCATGTATAACCTGATTCACGGTCGTCGGGCAGAGAAAAAAGCCGACCAGAAAAAACAGCCTGCTGACAGGTGA
- a CDS encoding efflux transporter, RND family, MFP subunit (TIGRFAM: efflux transporter, RND family, MFP subunit~KEGG: nmu:Nmul_A1640 secretion protein HlyD) has protein sequence MSIMFRHLLILGTGLFLTACNSKPEADQVPTSRADSTSSYLTDSVRRINPESELMLNGTVTFDQDDVVQVFPLVSGNVEKTTVTLGAYVQKGMDLALIRSGDISNYVKDYQADQADLEVAQQNLKTVSAQFKAGFASETDFVTAKNNLKKAEDELGRSTNVLRVYGGSNTSGQPYFAVKAPISGYIVEKNVNTGQDLRADNTSPLFTISSLQRIWVLANVYETDIPEIRQGQPVDVQILAYPDKVFKGKIDNVSNVLDEQARVLKVRIVLENKEGLLKPDMFATIHVHLPNATDTGKSLAVPQKALVFDRDHYYVVVQKGPETYDVREVNVLHNTTRYAFVSGGNLKPGDQVITEGSLLLYNDLTN, from the coding sequence ATGTCCATTATGTTCCGTCATCTGCTTATACTGGGGACTGGCTTGTTCCTCACCGCCTGTAATTCCAAACCTGAGGCCGATCAAGTACCGACATCCCGAGCGGATTCAACCAGTAGTTATCTCACCGATTCCGTTCGGCGCATTAATCCGGAAAGTGAACTCATGCTCAACGGCACCGTTACGTTCGATCAGGATGATGTGGTGCAGGTATTTCCTCTAGTGAGCGGTAATGTCGAAAAGACGACCGTTACGTTAGGTGCTTACGTACAGAAAGGAATGGATTTGGCACTAATCCGCTCAGGCGATATCTCCAACTATGTCAAGGATTACCAGGCCGATCAGGCTGATCTGGAGGTGGCTCAGCAAAACCTGAAAACGGTATCTGCCCAGTTTAAAGCCGGGTTTGCTTCCGAAACGGACTTTGTGACAGCTAAAAATAATCTAAAAAAAGCCGAGGATGAGTTAGGCCGCTCCACCAATGTGCTGCGGGTTTATGGCGGAAGTAATACCTCGGGCCAGCCTTATTTTGCCGTTAAAGCGCCCATTTCGGGTTATATCGTCGAGAAAAATGTGAACACCGGCCAGGATTTACGCGCCGATAATACCAGTCCATTGTTTACCATTTCGAGTCTGCAGCGCATCTGGGTATTGGCAAACGTCTATGAAACGGATATTCCCGAAATCAGGCAGGGCCAGCCGGTAGATGTGCAGATATTAGCCTACCCGGATAAAGTCTTCAAAGGAAAGATCGATAATGTGAGTAATGTACTCGACGAACAGGCTCGCGTGTTGAAGGTCCGGATTGTGCTCGAAAACAAAGAAGGGCTGCTGAAGCCGGATATGTTCGCCACCATTCACGTCCATTTGCCCAATGCAACCGATACGGGTAAATCACTCGCGGTACCCCAAAAGGCATTGGTCTTCGACCGGGACCACTATTACGTGGTAGTGCAGAAAGGCCCGGAAACGTATGATGTGCGCGAAGTAAACGTACTCCATAATACAACCCGCTATGCCTTTGTATCGGGTGGGAATTTGAAGCCCGGCGATCAGGTGATTACCGAAGGCAGCCTGCTGCTGTATAATGATCTGACTAATTAA